TCTGttcaaaaggaaaatcaaattttttcttATGACTAACTGAGGGGCAGTCACACTTCTTGACATCAGTGTGACTGATGGAAGTTTCCATTAGAAACATGGTACAATTTTCACAGAAGTGGGTACAATAGCTGGACATGAAAAATGCAATATCACACATGCACGCAGAAATATTTGACAAACTACTGGTCCTTTTATCTTTACAACAGCTTTGAAAATCAATTAGATGAATTATCCACTGCCCAATCAAAAAGTCACTGATTTGGGAAGCTTTTGTCCAACAGGAGGCGTCCTACAGAAGTTTGGACTGGACTGTACCCCTGCCATACCCACCGGTGACTGTCCTGAGGACCTGGAGTGAGCTGGGGGAGATCCTGTGTATAGCAAAGGTGCAGGGAAGGCAGAATGGTCTCTGGGGGCTCTGGAGAAATTCTTAGAGTAAACAGGTGATGAGGACCTGTTTGGGTCTGAGCAGAGAGCAGAGGTGGACTGAAATGGGGTGAGTTTGTCTGCAAAGCTGGGTGGTGGAGGAGGGATGATGGAATCATCCACCCAGCTGGTGTCTCCTTTATATTCTGGCTCTTGAGGCAACTTAGGGAGGGCACACATCACAGGCGGAACAGGAGAGGGGGAAGGAGGAATGAAGAGAGGAGGTGGGGGAACGGGGAAGAAGGTAGGGTCATAGGCTCTGTCAGTAGCATGTTTGGAGTTGCTGTGAATGCAGGGGAATTCCTCAGGAGTAGAGGCAAGCAGTCTTTCCACAAAGCGATCATCGTCATCAGCTTCAGAGAGATTATCATACTGAGATGTATTGGAGGGCCTCCTGTCACCCATGGACCCAGGAACATAAAGGGAAACTGGGAACTTTGTTGGTTTTGAGGGTGGGACTCTGGGAGATGATGAGGAGGGTGACGTGTAAACAAAGTGAGAGGAAGATTTTGTAgaagtaattttatttgtgaagtTGTGCGGGGAATGTTTTGGACTTGGTTTCGGTGATGGCTTCAGTGGAACGACCAGCGGTGATGCTGACCGAGGGGAAGGAGAGTGACGATGCAGGTCTGGATGAGTCCCAGGTCCCAGGCAGGGGGATTCCCGGCCCAGAGACCTTTGGTCAATCTGCTCAGGGTAAAACAAAGGTGGAGGTGGTAGGTCAGGAAGATCCATGAGTTCCTCCTCCATTTGCATAGTCACAGCATCCAAAGGAGAGGGTTCATAGGGGGGAGGCCAATCCATGGACTCCACCTGAGACTCTATGTCAGTTGTCTGGTTCTCATGTTTTCTATACTCTTGGCAAACCTCTGGGGATGAAGTCTTCATATCTCTACCCAAACCTATGGCAGTtgatggtttgttttcttttggaggTACTGGAGGTGATTTACAATGCCTCAGGGAAGAAGGTGTTCCCTGTGTGGGGACAGCTGCTGCAGacattgaaaatgtgtttgctccAGAGAGGCTCATTGAATTCTGGAGTTCAGAGGGAGAAGGAATCTGATGATTGGTGGTTGCATCTGTTTTCTGGGTCTCCATTATAGGCTTGCTGTTGGTCTGCAGGTTTATTTTGACCTCCGGATGCAAGTTAGGCTGCAGCGGCACAAGGACAACTGGTCTCTCCTGACCCAGAGGCTTCTTTGGGAGCTCATCTGACTTagctaaaaagaagaaagagacaaCAGGCATgagaaaggaaacagaaaaatacagtgCTTCTTGAGaatcatattttgtcacattatccTCAGTGTACTTTTAATAGGTATTTTATTCGCTAGAGCAATACAAAATAATtgcaaagtggaaataaaaatatatgtggttttcaaaatgtttacatataaaaatacaaaaaatcagtgatgcatttttattaaccATATTTTATCTTGAtacacctaaataaaatccagtgcaagcAATTACCCTCAGAAGTCACAGAAGTCACATAGAGTTCACCTCTATGTTGGAAATAATTGTTGCAAATTATTGTCTGCATAAATACtgatgttctgtgaaggcctcacaGAACATCAGTAGAATATTTGGAGAACATTTATTGAACAACATATCAGAGCACTGTCCAGTccattttttgaaaatcaaGATTTTTGGGGAGACTATAAACCCATTATGACATGGCTGTCCAACTAACCTGACAGGCCAGGAAACCAGATCATTAAGCACAGAATCAGCCTAGAGGCTCATGGGAACTCTGGAGGAGATCCAGAGCTGAGGTGAAAGAATTAAGTTTCACGGCAATCCACAAGGTTGACAAACACTGAATAATTTTCTAGATAAATAAATCGGCAGGTGTAAGTAAGTAAAATTCTGTGGCaagattttacttatttatttattttactttgtgatactaatttagaaatgttttatcttttctgtTACTTCACAACAGCCAAAGCAGCACTGTTGCTTTGGCTGCATCACTTTGTTTATCAGACAAAGTGATGCATGAGACTTAAGAACATGAAGACAATAAAACACTGTTGCACCTGGAGGAGGTCGATCCAACTTTTTACCGCGCAGGTCTGACATCGCCGTCTGTAGCTGTTCTACCACCAGATCATCCAACAGGAGGAACGAATCCGCCAGCTGCTCCTGGAGAAACTCCCTTAAGTCCTCTAGCTGGAACTTCATGAGGCGTTctgattaaacacaaaatattgatgTAAATATAGCTAAATTAATCTATCTAATAATGTTTTATTCCTAGTGTGGGgtaaattaaagataaaaatacttgTTGACAATTCAACCATCTATTTAAATGGAAGAAATCAACCAATATACTGCTCATCTGTGCATCCAATGAAAAGTCTGCTTTTGATTCTTCTCCACAGCAATGGGCCACTTGTGTTATGCAAGGAGGCTTGTCTTGTAATCCACACAATAACACTCAGAAATCAGACAAGATGCTGTTAAGCCCAGATACAGCAGTAACTCCCTCAGCACAGCACATAAAGACAAAGATAAAACATACATGAGCTTCTCACTCACTTTTGTGTAACTTGAGGATTGTATAAGCCATGGCGGTTAATATCTTATCTCCTTCCAATATGTAGATGTCCCATAAGCGGAGGGTGAGGGTGAATGGTGTCTGTTATGGAAATGGCAGAGTGGgaaaaatggaataaataattaaaaacaacaacaattcaGACGGTTCAtgtttgaaaagctgaaaaaaccTCCAAATACTGACTCTGTCGATAAAGCACTGGAGAAACCATTTGGTGGAGTAAATCCCTGTCGTCATCTGCTCCTTGTCCTGTGGGGACacaaatcaacatgaaactgagTCTCAGAGTAAATGTTCCAACAGAACTTGTTATAAATCTCAGTTTTCAAACCAGCCGAACATCATGATGAAGCCACCGAGCTTAAACATCAGTCAGACACGCATGCAACTCACCAGGTGTTTCTTCAGCTTAGGCAGCATTGTGGAGAGGATGAGTTCATGATGAGTCTGGAAACGTTGCAACTTGGGAAATCCAGGAATGAAAAATCCTACAACATAGGAATAAAACTGACTGTAAGTGATAATACGGTGTGCAGTGATGACCGCAGCATTAacactgctgtgaaaaagtattttccacaaaacatttctttaatttttgattttttgtaaCACTCAAATGCTTAAATCAAACACACTTTTCCACCAGACAAACATAACCCGAATAAAAACGTGCAGTTTTCACAAGAAGATTAATTCTTTAATctgtaaattaaagaaatctgcACTGAGGGTGATTTTGGCCACTGCCAAAGATAgttaaaagagagaaaaaaaaccattggccagccttttatttttgtacatctGTGTACAAATTATTGTACCGTGCATGGAGTGCTTGCTGTCAGTAAGGAGCTGGGATAAAGCCCAGAAGGCATCTTCCTCGTTTAGGTACATGAGTAGAATTGCAGCGATCTGACTCATCCCCTGGCAGTAGCTAACCTCCtggaacaaaaacagcagagcaaagTGTTTAAGTCAAACAGAGTGGACAAATGAGAGGGACTCATCATTATTTAATAAAGCACATTTATATAGGTCAAAATATAACGGCTAGATAGCACCTGAAAGTCTGATGTAACTgtataaacaaactgaatagCTCtacttaatttttaaacaacaatttacagtgaaaattttcaaatatttacagtgATACACATGCATTTTCAGTATTATGTTTTCCTGTTGAATTACCACTAAGCTGACATCAGAATGATTCACTGATTTACATGGAACAAGCCCTTGGCATTGGCAAACACAGTCACGCACATGGTATCTGTCCATATTAAGGAGGATTTGCTTTGCAGATAGAAATAGAAGCCCAAAATGTATCCTTTCAAGGCCAAACGGTAAGTATAATTAGGGTTAAAGAGAGGTTAAACTGCACATTCCCTACATTTTTCTCTACCAGCACATATGTGAAAAAGTCAAACATCCTCCTCTCtattttgccttttctttttctctcttagCTCTCCCACTGACCCAATTTCTTTTGAGCGTTGTGTGAGAAGAGTGggaaagggagaaaaaaggaGCAACGCATGCCCATTTCCTCTGGCTCATGCACCTCTACCACAGAGAAACTGATGAAAAAATCCTCTATCAGAAAAACAGTCCTTTGTGTGGGGTAGTATTTAGACTGCTAGGTAGACAACAGCCATCTTTGTCTAGACAAATGTTAACTCGACCCTCTTAAACACGGGAGTACATTTCTGAACATGTATTAGATGCAGAAATATGAGAGCCTTAAAGTGGATACAAGAAATGTTCAGTCTGGTAGACTTTAGAAATAGTAACACCTATTACATAATTTCCTGTGAAGCTAATAGTAGCTGAATTTACTGGAAGAATATTTCTTCTGTGTCATGAAAAGATACGGTGATCAGATCTTCTAGAATAATCTCTCATAATGGATGAGATAAAATACGCATTTAGCATTTACAGATGAGGATAAATTTGTAGCCCAAGGCTTGTTGCAGTACCATATTGTCACGCAGAGAATTGTAGAGAAGCaaaatctttaatttgaattattttattcagttggGGGGAGAGAAAAAGTTAAGAAAGAAGTGTTTTATCACTAAGAGGCGACCATGCGTCTTAGTGAAAACCATACATCTCTGAATGGAGCGGGATCGTTCAGCAGAGTTTGAAATAGTATAAACAAGGGGTGGTCACTTGTTTACAAGGTCCAAACAGTTCACGTTCACAGACAGGAAGAGATATGTTAAGACCTAAGTAGTGGGAACACAAATATGGATTTTTATCCAGTCCAGTGGGTAAAAGAAATTAGCCTCTGAATCAGGTCATATTTCTACACCAAAGGGAAATAGAAATCTATGGATTATTAATGAGTTTAAATCAAAGtataactataaaaaaatacttcaatttCTTTGAAAGACATTGTAAAGGGAATTAATATTTGTGGCACCAGTAAATTTGTCAAAACCCATAAACATAGAattaatttttctctattttttgttttagtttgtgaTCATGCTACTGCTGTAaaattttacttatttcaaGGCTTTATACATCTTAGAACAGGCATGGGAGAAAAGTTGTCAAAATCTATACCTGTCTAAAATAATCTCATTACCAGATATGGGTTTAACGTGGATTTAATAATAGAGCAAAGATAGAAAAGAAACCGATGTAAAATAGGTAAATGGTCTGTATTGTAGAATGTCAATACTGTAAACATACTAATTGAACAATTATCCTGTTTCTGGCTAAGCCccacacacaagaaaaacaagctcCAAGAATGTGTGACTGCAGAGTTATAATTACCAAATAGATATATTTACATGATAATATTACCTCTAAATCTAACTGATTGGATACTGAATCACTTTGTTCAACAAgacttcctttttctttttaatattggTAATAGCAGGATATTTGATTTCATAGAAATACAGTAACTTGAGTTTACGATGACAAATTAGGATGGTGAACATTATTGGATCATTATTGGATTATTGGTTTGAAGCATagattatttattaaagaatagtttttccttgaaaatgaaaacaagagcAATGTCATTATTATCTCATTTCAGTTATATAAACCAAACTCTTTATAAGAGTTTGGTTTAATTAAGTACGTAGATGAATAGTTGCTGGTGGTCGGACTGATAAATTCTGATGGAGCAGATTCAGGTTAAACCACACTCATAAATAAATGCTCCAAATACAGAGCAAGAACAGATGGGTCTATAATGCTTAGCCAGCTCTACCGAAACTGAAAAGACACCAATGCCACTGATGGacttgtggttggtgctccacCGATGTGTTACTTTCAAATGCAAGGCTAGTGcacgcaaaagaaaaacataacaacTCTTGGTTTACACATTTAGATTGTCAGAAAACACTTACCGTGTTGTAGACAGAGTAAGCGGCCAGTACGTGAAACAGTGCCTGCTGCCTGGAGagggaacagaaaaaaaaaacctgtttaaacAAGGATGTGGTTCCTGAGACATAATCATGAGAGCAGTGAAACTCACAGGAATATTGTCCAGAGGGATCATATAAAGACTGTTTTAAGTGCTCTCTATGTTAATGCTAGCAGGTCTTTTATgttacatatatacagtatgtatgttaGTTcatattactactactactgttTGTGTGTTCTTATATTAACAAGTTCAGTTGCTTTTGGTGACgagcaattttcaagtcttgcaaCACATTCTCGTCTGAAtttgggtctggactttgaccaCTCAGCTCTGGCCCTGTGTGTTGGGTTGTTGTTCTGCTGGCTGTTGAGTTTCCCGCTaaagtcatttcattttcagcctctcactgattttttttcccagataaTTGCCCTGCACCTATTCATCTTCAAATCTACTCCCCCAGTTGGAGAAAAGCGTTtctacagcatgatgctgccaccaccacaaCCATCTTATATGTGGGGATTTTACAGTATGTTCAGgtaatgttactttttttttcccagccaGACACTACATTTTGAGTGTAGggcaaaatgttctgttttggtCTCCTCTAACCGGAGcaacttcttccacatgtttgttatttttattcatataatTTCTCAGAAACTACAAACAGAACTTCTATGGTTTTCTGTCAATAGTACATTTCTTCTCACCACTTGTCCATCAAAGGCAGCTTTGTGGAAACCACAAGTACTAGTTcttgtcctgtcaacagattctcccacatGAGCTATGTATCTCTCCAACCATCCCTGAGCTAGCATGGGCCTCCTGTCTGCTTCTTTGATTAATCTTCCTGCCCTGCCCATCAGTATAGGTGGATAGGTCATgccttggtaggtttgcagttgtgccatcCTCTTTATTTACAGATAATGGATTGAATGGTTCTCAGTCACATGTTTAAAgattgggattttgtgtttaTAACCTCACAAAACGTCCCTACAACCTTATCACTGACCTGTATTGTGTGGCCTGTCTAATGAGACGTCTCAGGTCTCATTAGAAGAGCTGCAATTATactgaaactaaaaaaatattgggCTCTTTTTCATAATTAGGTGATAGTGCAggaggcaattttttttttccagggatACTTGAATAAAGGAAGTTGAACATGCCATTTCCTTTTACATTCCaattatattatactttttttccttaaaatctTAATCAAACAAACTGAAGATTGTGattgatgtttaaaaatgagGAAACAATAAGAGGGATAAACAATTTCGCAAAACTCTAGACTCTTGAATCTTCAATCAAGCCTTTCTGACTCAAGCATTTTGTGGTGTGCATCATGTCGGATTACATCTTGAGACTCAAAAGCTTTACAGTCGGCACAAAGCACCCATTGTTTGCacatgtgaatgtgtttgtgagtgAGGGCAGAGGGGGgcattaagaaaaacataatgtaaatgtaaagaGGATGTTTCCCCTGTAGGCCTCAATGACAAATACATGTCCAGTGTCAGAGACAGGAAAGGAGCTTTAAATAGCTGTCAGTGTCTCAGTGTCTGTGAGACAGCTGTTGACTCGCAGGGAAGGAGTGGGTAGTCAGGCAGGATGAAGCAGTGTTTTGGTCTGTTTAGGACTTAGCAGCTTTGAATTCAAGGGGAAGTACATTACAAAGGAAAAGATGAGAGCACTCTTCTACAATCAGAGATACAAAAAGTGGCTTCTGCAACTGcctctaattaaaaaaataaaataataataataacagaaaaatataaagttttgaaTAGGTCTCTGAATTGGTGTGAAATCTGTCACTGTTTGCTGCAGGAGTATTTTTGCACATGTGCCTTTGTACCGGTGCACATTCTGTGTGAGCGCCATTTCCTGTGGGGCTTTGTGCGCTGACAGGAAGGCTAATAAAATGCTGAGAGAAGGAAACCAccactctgttttttttgtaactgcGTAGTGTGCTTTATACTTTAGGCCAGAGGTCACACCCTGCAGGAATCCCACTTGGGGCAAATCAAAAAACATGTGAGATGTCAGAAAACAACAATGCACAGCAGCTGACATGGAAACAAAAGGAAGTCCTGaaagtttttcatcaatatttacataaaacacccaaaacattatgtcaaaaataatattgtcTACAAGTAGATGTTTGGATTGAGCCAAAGATAGGAAGGaagttaaaattattaaaattatattgaaAAATGCTGTAAACAATAAAGTGAATAATAACTagaaaactgaaatgcaaaTGAAGAACTCACTTCACTCCAAAGCGGTCCATGAACATGATGTGGTTCCTGAATGTTCTGTTGACGTCCAGATCTATCTGCTTGATCTCTGTTGAGAAGTTTCGAGCCTGCTGCTTCATTTTCTGGACCACAGAAGATTTTTCCACAATACCATCCATCAGTTGTTAAAATCTAAACTTTCTTGAAAGTGTATTTAAACACTACCAACTATTGTCcttgtaataataattttaaaaaaacaacacataccTCATATTTTCCCGGATTGTCTTGTTTGACTCTTTCGATCTCCAAAAGCAAGGCCCACGCTTGGCCTCTCAGCTGCAGAGGAATGCCTTTATACACACGCTTCGCCAGCTGAAATACACAATATGTAACAATATGCAATCAATCTTCACCACAGCAATCACAGGAGAAAGGCACAGATTCATGTATATTCCACTTCCAAATCTCAAAGGTTAAGAACTTTTGCTTGtagtcatttttcttttgtggctGACCACAGAAAACAGGGAAAAGATGGTGGCGGTGGGTGGGTGGTAAATAAGAAAATGAGCAACGCTATAAAAGGTAATGGAAAATAGATTATATAAAGGCATGGAAATTAAACATCCCATagcagaatgaaaaaaatattgatgctCAATTTTGCATCACAATGCTAAATTGAGATGGCATGCTGGTATCTCATGGGAGCCGCTCTTAACCTTTTCACTGTTCTTGTATTTGTCCCATTTCTTCACCATCTTCAGCCATTTCTCCACTCGCTCCAACTCCTGTTGCTTTTGCTGAAAAGGCAAAACATAGAACATCATAAGTGCTCAATGCATGAGTGAGAGGGCAAAAATGTATTACATGAGCAGTAAAGAAAGTCCCTACCTTCTCTTCAAGTGCAGTGGGTGTCGGCAGTTCTTCCTCACTGGAGCAGAAATACATGTGTATCAGTGATGTAATTATTCGCTTTAAATAGTTATGATGAAGtgaaaaattcacaaaacagAAAGTTGTAAAAAAGCAGATACACTCTTCATACACAGGAATTTTGTGATTATACTGATGCATTtgaattactgttttttttagacaataATGATATACgtggtctttttttattaattgtttaaatttagCACTAACTTTAATCTACAAACTggactaaattaaacaaacaatgaaataaaatttcaaatatattaataGATCATTGATAATGTATGGTTAAAAGTCTCACATAGAAAATGTTACATTGCTTTTTGTACCaatcaacaaataataaaattttgattGATAAAGTTATCACCATCTAGCTTTCCACTGCAAAACCAGCTTTGATTTTCATTTGGGATCAATATCCTGTTTATTGTCTGAGATTTCACTGTCTGGCTGTTTATGTGGGAGAAAGTTGAAGAAATTAAAGCTAGTCCCAGCATTTCATTCTACTTTGTGCAGGACACCAGAACCAGTTGCAGAAAGATATCCCTACAGTCTAATGCTACTACCACCATGACTGACACGTGGTGTTCCTAAGATCAACAGCTTcctaaacataattttttaccTTCCGTCAAATATCGTGTTTGTTATTTTCTCTTCTGCCCAAGGTTCTATGTGGTTAACTACAAGTTTTAATCAATCTTGATGGCAGCAAAAATCCAGTCAGAATTTTGCTAAAAGTTTTTTGATGGTTACAAAATTCATGTggtttcactgcaaaaaaaatgaagagacgtTTAACCAAATTCCTGGGCAGATATGTACATGTATGCATATTTCGTCTTGTGTGGGCATAATCTTAACCTTTTGATCATAGGAaattctgaataaattaaaacttgaaaattcttgttgttcttttttttaactctttaaaGTTGCTAGTTGCATAATCGTTCCCCAGGAAAAGCAACAATTCCAAGTCATTAAGAGCCGGAAAGCAGTTAAATTTATACTACTAATGAGTAGACAGAAACATCTCACTCATGGATTTcacattatgaaataaaatgacaacaacCCAGTTTTAAAGTTACTTACTGCAGGAAGCCGAAGCGGTCAGTGACTTTATAGATGCTAAAGTCAGCGTCCTCCCATGGGTTAATGCTGACGCCCTCTTGCCTgccctaaaaaaacaaaacacatgtagtCCAGATTGAGAAGATTAGGACATGCTGCTTTGTCACTAAATGTTTACCTTTAACCCATTTTATTTCAGCTTACGGTTTATATACAAGGAAAGCAATCTGAAACAAATTCACCTTTTTTAATGGCACCAAAGTTTAGGGATTCATTGTAGATTATAATCCCAGTGAAGATAGTTGACATAAAGCCTGATATTTTTGAGATTCTAAAGAAAATCCAGCCATTAAATTTGAAGACTGACATCATATCATTCTGATTCAATACGAAGTGGTTGGTGATTTCACTGTCACTCTAAAAGAAACCTCATTTGTAATTTCCtagtgaaatattttccaatatTGATTTATAAACCACACATCCAAATGCATCATCTGTTGCATTTGTACAAAAGATACAATTGTAGGCCACCCTTATCATAAGACATCATAAGATGGACATCAACTTACCTTGTCATATTTACTGATAATTTCTGCCCGTTCTTCTGCTATCAATACATCTATATCCTTCTTCATGTCAAAATCTAGAAGCAGGCAGAAAAACAAGGTCTCAGTTAATGCAATTGACATCCAAATATGAAAAGAACAATTTTTCTTATAGAGCAAACTTAATTGTTTTCAGAAGTCGTTTTGATATTAAGGCAAGTAAATAGAATAATCCTACAAAAAGGTGTACAGCATGATGAATATAGCTGATAAAATTCATATATTATCATACTGTGCTCTTTATGCACTACTGATGGATAAGATCCTTTGGAGATATTGTCACTATTATATATCTATTTCATTATCAGGAAGCACTTGACGCCTACTGAATTAGCATCAGATCTTACGAATCACATTACTAACAAAGAAACTGCCTTTGGTTCCGcttgaaaaaaagaatatgGAACAAAAACCCACACTTAATTTTCAAGGAGGGCtaacagaaacaacaattaGAATGTATAATTAACTGGTATCTCCAGTTAATTGTAATTCATAAATTATGAATTCATAATTTTGAGTCAATTAtgaatcaaaaatatttccagagaAACTCATCTAAATTTAAAAGCGTGCAAAGTACAGCATGTGTCCTTTGAAACAGTAACTTTGAACAGTAAAGGCTGAGCTACAGGACCACAAGATCTTCATTCAACAAGATCTTGGATGAACATTCAACTTTCCAGCTAGTACATTATCttgtgctttgcaaaagtattataATTCTTGAATTGTTCTTTGTCACAAGCTTCTGTGTATTATGTCAGCATTTCATATGgcaggccaacacaaagtaatgaaGAATTGTAAAAACGAtacatgaatatttttcttttaaaagcataacttttgaaaaacatgcatttgcAATCAATTGCCTTGATTCTGAGACTCCCAAATAAAATGTAGTGTGTTTAGTGCATGTCAGACTTTGGCagttatgttttaattttttatttgtgatgtATATCTTAAAAACATTGTAGCCGTTCTCCTCTGCTTCCCATTTTCTGTAGTACTTTGTGTGAAATGACAGTGAAATAGTTTGtcatttgtgacaaaatgtgaaaatggtCAAGGTGTATGTGTGCTTGTGAATGGTACAGTGCATACGGTCTTTAAGTGTGAAGTGATAAACTCTGAACATCGGTTTGTTGATAGAACAGTTTATGATATCAAGGTATTTTTAGGAATGCACACTAGTCTTTCAAAAGAATGTCGATGTGTTTGGTCATGATAACAGACGTATAGGAATCATTATGTCTCCGTTTTGATATGGTTATAAAAGCAGAAGATAATGTCctgtttgaaaagttttaaaaccagTTCCTTTTGTAAACTGTTAAATGTTTCATCTTATTTATCTGACATGTgtataaactgaaacatttaatctgttACAACACAGAGTAACTTGCGATGTGGAATATTTCTAAACAGGTTTTCAACTCTGTCTCCCCTCTTTGCAGAAGTATGgtgtaaaactgcaaaaataatctTCC
Above is a window of Xiphophorus hellerii strain 12219 chromosome 2, Xiphophorus_hellerii-4.1, whole genome shotgun sequence DNA encoding:
- the LOC116734087 gene encoding USP6 N-terminal-like protein, with amino-acid sequence MKKDIDVLIAEERAEIISKYDKGRQEGVSINPWEDADFSIYKVTDRFGFLHEEELPTPTALEEKQKQQELERVEKWLKMVKKWDKYKNSEKLAKRVYKGIPLQLRGQAWALLLEIERVKQDNPGKYEKMKQQARNFSTEIKQIDLDVNRTFRNHIMFMDRFGVKQQALFHVLAAYSVYNTEVSYCQGMSQIAAILLMYLNEEDAFWALSQLLTDSKHSMHGFFIPGFPKLQRFQTHHELILSTMLPKLKKHLDKEQMTTGIYSTKWFLQCFIDRTPFTLTLRLWDIYILEGDKILTAMAYTILKLHKKRLMKFQLEDLREFLQEQLADSFLLLDDLVVEQLQTAMSDLRGKKLDRPPPAKSDELPKKPLGQERPVVLVPLQPNLHPEVKINLQTNSKPIMETQKTDATTNHQIPSPSELQNSMSLSGANTFSMSAAAVPTQGTPSSLRHCKSPPVPPKENKPSTAIGLGRDMKTSSPEVCQEYRKHENQTTDIESQVESMDWPPPYEPSPLDAVTMQMEEELMDLPDLPPPPLFYPEQIDQRSLGRESPCLGPGTHPDLHRHSPSPRSASPLVVPLKPSPKPSPKHSPHNFTNKITSTKSSSHFVYTSPSSSSPRVPPSKPTKFPVSLYVPGSMGDRRPSNTSQYDNLSEADDDDRFVERLLASTPEEFPCIHSNSKHATDRAYDPTFFPVPPPPLFIPPSPSPVPPVMCALPKLPQEPEYKGDTSWVDDSIIPPPPPSFADKLTPFQSTSALCSDPNRSSSPVYSKNFSRAPRDHSAFPAPLLYTGSPPAHSRSSGQSPVGMAGVQSSPNFCRTPPVGQKLPKSVTF